In Thermostichus vulcanus str. 'Rupite', a genomic segment contains:
- the petC gene encoding cytochrome b6-f complex iron-sulfur subunit has translation MDSALVPFEGPSLPRRRLLNFLAGSTLAVVTGSTLYPLARYLTPPQEGSADGAGVAKDKLGHPIPAAQLLAEPPGTRALVAGLAGEPTYLTVTETGSLDPMGIVDNCTHLGCTFPWNPNTQEFQCPCHGSRYAADGSVLRGPAPLPLKLTRVEVRDGLIWLSPWLDLDPRTGKQPWWV, from the coding sequence CTTTTGAAGGGCCTTCGCTGCCTCGTCGCCGTCTGCTGAACTTCTTAGCCGGTTCGACGCTGGCGGTAGTGACGGGATCCACTCTGTATCCGCTGGCCCGTTACCTGACTCCACCGCAGGAGGGATCCGCGGATGGCGCCGGGGTGGCCAAAGATAAGCTTGGACATCCCATTCCAGCGGCACAACTTTTGGCAGAACCGCCGGGGACTCGCGCTCTGGTGGCGGGGCTGGCAGGGGAGCCCACTTATCTCACGGTGACCGAAACGGGATCGTTGGATCCGATGGGCATTGTCGATAACTGCACCCACCTGGGATGTACCTTTCCCTGGAACCCGAACACGCAGGAATTTCAATGTCCCTGTCATGGATCCCGCTATGCGGCTGACGGATCGGTGCTCCGTGGCCCTGCCCCCCTGCCCTTGAAATTAACCCGTGTCGAGGTCAGGGATGGGCTGATTTGGTTGTCTCCTTGGTTGGATCTGGATCCG